tactATAAAGATGTATTTTTGGGATAATTAAAGGGTATGGAAGGAAAGGCAGAGGCAGGTGCAAAGAGAGCGAATTCTCACGAAGAGTAGGGGCATTTCCGGGATTTTATCCCAGCAAATAAAGCTGTGACAGCAGCGAAGCGCAAACAATAGCgcctgctgccgctgctgcgcTTCACCGTCCTCTCTTCTCCCCCCTTGCCGCTGCGCCCTCTCTTTCCCCACCACCATCTGCGAACCCTACTCCGCCGCCATGAGGTACGGTCCGCCCATCCCCTTCCCTCCCTCACCACCCCTCTCCCTCAACCCCCGTCCGGGTTTTCTCTGGTGTTCGTTTGTGCCCAACGGAAGGCGATTCCTTGGGTTCTTGGAGTGTTGTCGTGGTGTCTGTTTCTTCTTTGGCTCTGGTTGGGGAATGGCCGAATGGGATCTGAGTTCGCATCCGTAGCGCGGGGTAGATGGAGTGCTCTGGTCCCGCCATTGTAACTGATAGGCCGTTACTTTTTTTCTTGGGGCTTGATTGATTGGTTGCACATGTTGTTTGATCGGCTTGTGAACTGGTCGTAGGATCAGATGGGTTCTCTGGGTTGCTGCAATAGAGTTTTTTGGGGGTTGGGTATCTGGAAGTGTCTCCACTGGGAAGATCGGTTTTGCTTTGTGATACCGAGGCCCTGATAtaggattgtccggtgtattatGTTTTACTATTGTTTCTTATGCAATGACTGTTCTGTTTAGTTGATCTTGGAGTAGCGCAAATAGAGGGCCTGTTTCCTCGATGCTTCGAATGCTTCTATTTACTTATTTAGTTTTGATCTAGCGCTGTTGCAGTTACTGTTACATTGAAATGGTTTCACAAGTTATTGTAACCCGTGGACATCTGCAGAATAACCTGCACATTGCATGTTGACAGGATATGCATTTGGTTATTGAGTAGTACGATCGACTTGAATTTGTCTAGCAATGTGATTGGCATTTGGCTGGTAACCCCAAAGTGTTTCTGGTCATTTACAATAGCATAAGTGGAAAAAAAAGGTAACACAGTGTGCATCGCATATCTATAATATGATAAATTGACTCTGTCATTGTTCTTGCTTTGTAGTGTACACACATTTGTTATTTGCAATAGGCACCAATAGATTGTTTCCACAGCCATTCTGTTCCTTCTTCTTTATCAAACTTTGGGGTTACCAGCCAAATGCCAATCACATTGCTAGACAAATGCAAGTCGATCATACTACTCAATAACCAAATGCATATCCTGTCAACATGCAATGTGCAGGTTATTCTGCAGATATCCACAAGTTACAATAACTTGTGAAACCATTTCAATGTAACAGTAACTGCAACAGCCATTCTGTTCCTTCCTctttatcaaattttagttaTCTGCGACACTTGCAATTTGGCAATCAATTGAATATTTAGAATAATCATCCTTTTTCTGATCAGTTTTTCTGTTGTAAGTGTATATTGTTTTTTGGGTATGATCTGATGTCTATTTTTGGCATGCAGCCGCCAACCTGAGGTGCTGTGGGCTCAGCGCTCCGAGAAGATTTACTTGACTATCTCTTTGCCGGATGCGAAAGATGTTGTGTTGAAGACTGAACCTCAGGGCCTCTTTACCTTCTCAGCTGTTGCCCATGGGGAACCTTTTAGCTTTACTTTGGAGCTCTTTGATTCCATACTGCCAGAGGTAAGTAGTTGTTGGTTCCTGTTCTGGATTGCAATATGGGCCCAATTCAGTTGATAGTTTGTTTCTACATCTGGGTTGATCTTACCTGGTTATCTAGAAGCTACCAAAGGgtcatatgtatgtatatattattaAACATGTTGGCATCTCCTTTGGTTAATAACAGAACCATTTCATATGTAGAAAATTGCGAACCCACATTTAATTAGCTGAATATTTGTATTCACCAGTGCATGTCATACTCACTGTGATATCAGTGAGTAATGACAAATGAAAGAGATTAAAAAGAACTCAACAAACAAGTAATTAACTGGGTCCTTATCTTTGGAGCTGCTAGCTGCAGGATAGCTTGCCAGCCAATCTTGATGAAAGAGATCATCAGTTTCTTCTGTGAATTGTTAATGGGCTAAACATGAGTTTCCTTTGTTATAGGGAAGTAAAACAAAGACAAAGATAGGCTTGCGAAACATAATCTGTTCTAtccagaaagaaaagaaaggctGGTGGAAGCGCTTGCTGAAATCAGAGGAAAAGCATCCATATATTAAAGTGGACTGGAACAAATGGTGCGATGAGGATGAAGAATCTGGTATGTGCTAATGATATAATACATGCATTTTTTTGGTTCCACAATATATGGAGTTCATCAGAAATAAAGGGTTGTAAAAAGCAGGCTAGAAGTTACAATTCAGTAGGTTATATTGATGAATTATGCagagttgtttttctttttatgaaaTGTAGAACTCTGTTATGGGACCACTTTAACTAGCAtaaattaagaacaagtacctaTATTATATTTTGGATGCAAAAATTCAAATGTCTTTTTAAGGTTCCTTTCCAGTTTGTTTTTATTAAACTCCAGCCAAATTCATGTTTCATTACATATGTGCTATGGGTGGACTGTACAACTGCCAAAGGGTCAAGTGATTAGTATCGATTCCCTTAGGCTGTGATGTATTACATGACGAACATTGTTGGTGGGAGGTTAAATAAGTTGTATTTGTTTTGCTTTGTTAATTCGAAGTAAATTTAGTGTTAAATATGGTGGCTAAATATTCTACAGTCTCACCATGGAGCCTGCTACCGTTTCACCTTTTGTTTCATTGGCAGGAGTCACATCCTTGTATAATGGCACCTTCTAATTTCTTCACTTGTATCtggattttagtttgaaatgtTATGTTCTTTCATCTATCCAGCCATACCTAACTAAAAATCCCTTGCAGAGGCCTCAATGGATTCAGATGATGACTTTGATGAGGTATGAAAAGGGGGGGCGGGGGGAAGAAAATCTaaatcttttttgtttgtttggatgTAGCCTAGTGGTACTTATTGCAGTTCTCACACTGTTGCAGGCAAATGACGGAGAAGAAAGTGATGATGACGATGGAATGCTTTGTGAGTGCCCATCTTATACTTGAATACCACACCTAGGTTTTACTTTCTGTCCTGCTTAACATCAATTTTAGACCAGATGGGTTACTAATGTGGACAAGACTTCCCATATACAAAGTCTATCCACTCGGCACTAGGCCTAACCTGCATGTTCTGCTCTGCTTATTGTTAGTATAAGCTAATTTAGTCGGTGGCATTTTGATGTTTTCAGAGTTTTCTTAttcatttcattatttttttcgtCTACTGCATTGTAATAGGGTACCTCTCCTGGAATGTTTTAAGGAACCCCTTTTTTTCAGTGTCTACGCACACTCAGATTTAGAagatatttaaattttatttctgtaaaataAGCAACGATGTAACATTCAAACACTTGCCTAGTCAACTAAACTAGTAACCAGAGGTTCATGCTCCTTACGCCTTTGTTTGTTTGCAGATCTCCCTGACCTCGAAAAGTTAAGAGGCAAGTGACTTGGCTGCCTCACTGAAGGAAGCATACTTGCTGTAACAATTGACCGTTGATGCGACAAAGTAGGCTCGTAATTGACGTAGTTGGTGTCACCTGCTAAGTATCTGTGATGGCACCAGACTTAGCTTTTGGCAATGCTATAACTTGCTTGGCATGCCTTTTATCTCCGGAGTACTCTTTTTCAGACCACTGAGCCAGGCGCTGAATTTAGCTATGAGGTGGCCCTCATGAAGAAAAGAAGGATTGAGCTATGAGTTGTGATGTTTTCGACTAAGTCCGCTAGAGAATTGACAGGAGGCTAGTATCACAATGCATCATTATGCTATGGATTTATGGATTCTTAGCACCTTTTTCGGTCTCTCCAATCTTGATATGAATTTCCATTGGCAGCAGGGGCGGACCCAGCTCTAAATTCGAGCTGGGGCGGACAGTGATAGAGCCAGGTTTCCATCTAGGGCTAAAACCAACAGGCTGTACCAAGTCGCAAATGAACAGTTGATATGAACTCCAACTCCATGCATAACAGTAGGGCAAAATAGATAAAAACATGGCAAAACATATATCGGTCCAAAATAAAATCTCATTATTAACGAATATTCGGTTCATGGCCTTGGCATCTGGTCCAAACTCCAAAGATCAACCTTCAACCACACAAGAGTATATGAACAAATAGAAATAAGCTACTGAAACATCA
The nucleotide sequence above comes from Phragmites australis chromosome 4, lpPhrAust1.1, whole genome shotgun sequence. Encoded proteins:
- the LOC133915785 gene encoding co-chaperone protein p23-2; this encodes MSRQPEVLWAQRSEKIYLTISLPDAKDVVLKTEPQGLFTFSAVAHGEPFSFTLELFDSILPEGSKTKTKIGLRNIICSIQKEKKGWWKRLLKSEEKHPYIKVDWNKWCDEDEESEASMDSDDDFDEANDGEESDDDDGMLYLPDLEKLRGK